The following are from one region of the Candidatus Aminicenantes bacterium genome:
- a CDS encoding TonB-dependent receptor, with protein MRKTASILLLVGSLVLGSAAAEGVVKGRVVTLDGKPVSGAIVSVAGESVRAETDADGAFSLEVPGAARYRLIVKHPSFYEETILFGPGDRSAAVIVRLTPLIRQSEEIAVTALRYPESISKIPAAQTVVSSEALAERMAPNITEALSDIPGLAPLGSGGFSLVPSIRGLARNRILLLVDGCRIVSDRRTGPNASFVSPEDLGRIEILRSPSSIFYGSDAIGGVVQLFTADPPVEAGFSGRVHAGYGSNNGEKSYGLSLAGRRGPWGFHLSCQGLDAGNYRSPLGSVLQSQYAQNGLFGKVVYETEARRVSLSLLGSRGTDIGKPNRTSAAKPTWYPRENENLIHLAWREKAFAGGELAFNAYANPNFLETRTRTIAAAGYVDKDSFSRTETTDFGAQLSFARRLSESFRLTAGLDYFGRGGVQAILHEESFDGSGALTKTYDEKAYDRGRRSDVGLYLSADYSGILGFDLVGGVRWDSIVQAAHPGGGETSLESRRSPWTGFLALSYHLSRRLVAFVDLSTAYRTPGLSELFYTGITGRGMIIAQPDLTPERSSNWDAGLKWIGGRIYAGAYVFQYTIAGLIDRYLVAPQIYTYGNLDKARIRGLELEAEFHPSADWMVFGSLALLEGRSVAIGASVNDVPPARLTLGGRVFLGRFSVEATALLQRRKSDPGPAEIAIPSYSVLSLKANYYLHPFGLFLVAGNLTDRVYLGRADPEAMEEPGRGVKIGASFSF; from the coding sequence ATGAGAAAAACCGCGTCCATCCTCCTCCTCGTCGGCAGTCTCGTTCTGGGCTCGGCGGCGGCCGAGGGCGTCGTCAAGGGCCGAGTTGTGACTCTCGACGGCAAGCCCGTCTCCGGAGCGATCGTTTCTGTCGCCGGCGAATCCGTCCGGGCCGAGACCGACGCCGACGGCGCGTTCTCCCTCGAAGTTCCAGGCGCCGCGCGCTACCGGCTCATCGTCAAACACCCTTCCTTCTACGAGGAGACGATCCTGTTCGGTCCCGGCGATCGATCCGCGGCGGTCATCGTCCGCCTGACGCCGCTCATCCGCCAGAGCGAGGAGATTGCGGTGACCGCGCTCCGGTACCCCGAATCGATCTCCAAGATCCCGGCCGCCCAGACCGTCGTCTCCTCCGAGGCCCTGGCCGAGCGGATGGCGCCGAACATCACCGAGGCCCTGTCCGATATCCCGGGCCTGGCGCCTCTCGGCTCGGGCGGTTTCTCGCTCGTGCCTTCGATCCGGGGGCTCGCCCGCAACCGGATTCTCCTGCTTGTCGACGGCTGCCGAATCGTCAGCGACCGGAGGACCGGGCCCAACGCCTCCTTTGTCAGTCCCGAAGACCTGGGCCGCATCGAGATCCTCCGCAGCCCGTCTTCGATCTTCTACGGATCCGACGCCATCGGCGGCGTCGTCCAGCTGTTCACCGCGGATCCTCCGGTCGAGGCGGGCTTTTCGGGCCGCGTGCACGCCGGCTACGGCTCGAACAACGGAGAAAAGTCCTACGGTCTGAGTCTGGCCGGGCGCCGGGGGCCTTGGGGCTTCCATCTTTCCTGCCAAGGGCTCGACGCGGGCAACTATCGCTCGCCCTTGGGCAGCGTCCTGCAGTCCCAGTACGCGCAAAACGGGCTCTTCGGCAAGGTCGTCTATGAGACGGAAGCCCGCCGTGTCAGCCTGAGCCTGCTGGGGTCCCGCGGCACGGACATCGGCAAACCCAATCGGACAAGCGCCGCCAAGCCGACCTGGTACCCGCGTGAGAATGAGAACCTGATCCATCTGGCCTGGCGGGAAAAGGCTTTCGCCGGAGGCGAGCTGGCTTTCAATGCCTACGCCAATCCCAACTTCCTCGAAACCCGGACCCGAACGATCGCCGCTGCCGGATATGTCGACAAGGATTCCTTCAGCCGGACGGAGACAACGGATTTCGGGGCCCAGCTGTCCTTCGCCCGGCGCTTGAGCGAATCGTTCCGGCTGACCGCGGGCCTGGATTATTTCGGCCGCGGCGGCGTTCAAGCGATCTTGCACGAGGAATCGTTCGATGGGTCCGGAGCACTGACCAAGACGTATGACGAGAAGGCCTACGACCGCGGCCGGAGGAGCGACGTCGGCCTCTATCTCAGTGCCGACTATTCCGGGATTTTGGGGTTCGACCTTGTCGGCGGGGTTCGTTGGGATTCAATCGTTCAAGCCGCCCACCCCGGAGGAGGCGAGACGAGCCTGGAAAGCCGACGTTCGCCCTGGACCGGCTTCCTCGCCCTTTCCTATCATCTGTCGCGGCGGCTGGTCGCCTTTGTCGACCTCTCCACGGCGTATCGGACGCCCGGGCTGAGCGAGCTGTTCTACACCGGGATCACGGGGCGGGGGATGATCATCGCCCAACCGGATCTGACGCCGGAGCGAAGCTCGAATTGGGACGCGGGCCTCAAGTGGATCGGCGGCCGCATCTATGCCGGGGCCTATGTCTTTCAGTACACGATCGCCGGGCTGATCGACCGCTACCTGGTTGCGCCCCAAATTTATACATACGGGAACCTCGACAAGGCCCGCATCCGGGGGCTCGAGCTCGAGGCGGAGTTCCACCCGTCGGCCGATTGGATGGTCTTCGGCTCCTTGGCCCTTCTCGAGGGCCGGAGCGTCGCGATCGGAGCGTCCGTGAACGACGTGCCTCCCGCCCGCCTGACCCTGGGCGGCCGGGTCTTCCTCGGTCGCTTCTCGGTCGAGGCCACGGCTCTTCTCCAGCGGCGCAAAAGCGATCCCGGGCCGGCCGAGATCGCCATCCCCTCCTACTCGGTCCTCAGCCTGAAGGCGAATTACTATCTTCATCCGTTCGGCCTTTTCCTGGTCGCGGGCAATCTCACCGACCGCGTATACCTCGGCCGGGCCGATCCCGAAGCGATGGAGGAGCCGGGGCGCGGCGTCAAGATAGGGGCGAGCTTCAGCTTCTGA
- a CDS encoding YraN family protein: MEDHQDGRRRLGRWGEDEAARHLVRKGYELIERGYRGLRGEIDIIARDGEMLVFVEVKTRTDEDFGPPEEAVTPAKQTQVRRIARAFLAEKGLGSPFCRFDVIAVEIAEDGKPVLRHLIDAF; encoded by the coding sequence ATGGAAGATCATCAAGACGGGCGGCGGCGCCTAGGCCGTTGGGGAGAAGACGAAGCCGCGCGGCATCTGGTCCGCAAGGGTTATGAGCTGATCGAGCGCGGGTATCGCGGGCTGCGCGGCGAGATCGACATCATCGCCAGGGACGGCGAGATGCTGGTTTTCGTCGAGGTCAAGACTAGGACCGACGAGGATTTCGGCCCGCCCGAAGAAGCCGTCACGCCGGCTAAGCAAACCCAGGTCCGGCGGATCGCCCGGGCCTTTTTAGCGGAGAAGGGTCTCGGCTCGCCTTTTTGCCGCTTCGACGTGATCGCCGTCGAGATCGCCGAGGACGGGAAACCCGTCCTCCGTCACCTCATCGACGCCTTCTGA
- the cysS gene encoding cysteine--tRNA ligase has protein sequence MFSFHNTLGGRSEPFEPLVPGRVGLYTCGPTVYGAPHIGNYRSYVFEDLLKRALKFAGYGVLHVMNITDVDDKTIRNARERGLALNDYTAPFIAQFMAGLRSLRIEPADRYPRATEHIPEMAVMIQGLLDKGVAYRKDGSIYFAIARFPGYGKLSGIRPEDLRQTDRVGARLEADEYEKESVRDFALWKAPKEGEPAWESAIGPGRPGWHIECSAMSAKYLGPSFDIHCGGVDNIFPHHENEIAQSEAYTGRPFVRYWLHCHHLVVDGEKMSKSKDNFYTLADLEARGVDLSVLRFFLLSTHYRRVLNFTFEALDQAAAALKRITAFLFELKSRAFAPGTTDEAARLIDEAERGFLAGLQDDLNIAIALTALYEFIRKANTLIKDDRLRTGDAAAMSDLLGRLDTVLAVLPDRGPEALIEDGIRARIEEREAARKARDFKRADAIRGELLAAGVLLEDTKDGVRWKIIKTGGGA, from the coding sequence ATGTTCTCCTTCCACAATACTCTCGGCGGCCGCAGCGAGCCGTTCGAGCCGCTTGTCCCGGGCCGGGTCGGCCTCTATACCTGCGGACCGACGGTCTACGGCGCCCCCCATATCGGGAACTACCGGTCCTATGTCTTCGAGGATCTCCTCAAGCGGGCCTTGAAATTCGCCGGGTACGGCGTGCTCCACGTCATGAACATCACCGATGTGGACGACAAGACGATCCGCAACGCCCGGGAGCGTGGTCTGGCCCTGAACGATTACACGGCGCCTTTCATCGCCCAGTTCATGGCCGGCCTGCGGTCGCTGCGCATCGAGCCGGCCGACCGCTACCCCCGGGCCACCGAGCATATCCCGGAGATGGCCGTCATGATTCAAGGACTCTTGGACAAAGGCGTCGCCTATCGCAAGGACGGCTCGATCTACTTCGCCATCGCCCGCTTCCCCGGCTACGGCAAGCTCTCGGGCATCCGACCCGAGGACCTGCGCCAGACGGATCGCGTCGGCGCCCGCCTGGAGGCCGACGAATACGAGAAGGAGAGCGTCCGGGATTTCGCCCTCTGGAAAGCGCCCAAGGAAGGCGAGCCGGCCTGGGAAAGCGCGATCGGGCCCGGCCGGCCCGGGTGGCATATCGAATGCTCGGCCATGAGCGCCAAATACCTCGGGCCGAGCTTCGACATCCATTGCGGCGGGGTCGATAACATCTTCCCCCACCACGAGAACGAGATCGCCCAGTCCGAGGCCTATACCGGGCGGCCGTTCGTCCGATACTGGCTGCACTGCCATCATCTTGTCGTGGACGGGGAAAAGATGTCCAAATCGAAGGACAATTTCTACACCCTGGCGGACTTGGAAGCCCGGGGCGTCGATCTCTCCGTGCTGCGGTTTTTTCTCCTTTCGACCCATTACCGCCGCGTCCTCAATTTTACTTTCGAAGCCCTGGACCAGGCGGCCGCCGCCCTCAAACGGATCACCGCTTTCCTGTTCGAGCTCAAGTCGCGGGCCTTCGCCCCGGGGACTACGGATGAGGCCGCGCGGCTGATCGACGAGGCCGAGCGCGGCTTCCTGGCCGGATTGCAGGACGACCTCAACATCGCGATCGCATTAACGGCTCTCTACGAATTCATCCGCAAGGCCAACACCTTGATCAAGGACGATCGGCTGCGGACCGGCGACGCGGCGGCCATGTCCGATCTCCTCGGCCGCCTCGATACGGTCCTGGCCGTGCTCCCGGACCGCGGCCCGGAGGCCTTGATCGAGGACGGGATCCGGGCCCGGATCGAGGAACGGGAAGCGGCCCGCAAGGCTCGCGATTTCAAGCGGGCCGACGCGATCCGCGGCGAGCTCCTGGCCGCGGGCGTTCTCTTGGAGGACACGAAGGACGGCGTCCGATGGAAGATCATCAAGACGGGCGGCGGCGCCTAG
- a CDS encoding bifunctional lysine ketoglutarate reductase /saccharopine dehydrogenase family protein: MPNTIGIRREDKNRWERRVPLIPSHLRDLRQENGLGFIVQPSTIRIFRDEDYRMEGVPVEESLEPCAVILAVKEIPLPLLEAGKTYLFFSHTIKGQAHNMPMLRRLMELGCTLIDYEKITDEQNRRLLFFGRQAGHAGMIDTLWALGRKLDAEGTASPFGGLLQTYHYTSLVEAKEEIAEVAHAIRTDGLPEALVPFICGFNGYGHVSQGAQEIFDLLPMEEIPPERFGSFLRQKNYSAHRVYKTVFREEHLVRPRSPRRLFELKDYYENPDAYEPLLEAYLPHLTVLVNGIFWAPAYPRFASKAFIRELYGAPGQPRLRVVGDISCDVEGGIEFTLHSTDPADPVFVYDPAADTARSGFEGRGPAVMAVDNLPAEIPLESSVFFSQALKAFIPILAKTDFGRNDGVCDLPGPLKRAMILCRGRLTPGFEYLRDFLEPKESSEAPHA; encoded by the coding sequence ATGCCAAACACCATCGGCATCCGGCGCGAGGACAAGAACCGCTGGGAGCGGCGCGTCCCGCTCATCCCCAGCCACCTGCGGGACCTCCGCCAGGAGAACGGGCTCGGCTTCATCGTCCAGCCCTCCACCATTCGCATCTTTCGGGATGAGGACTACCGGATGGAAGGCGTGCCCGTCGAAGAAAGCTTGGAGCCTTGCGCGGTCATCCTGGCCGTCAAAGAGATCCCGCTCCCGCTGCTCGAGGCGGGCAAAACATATCTATTTTTTTCCCACACCATCAAGGGGCAGGCCCACAATATGCCGATGCTGCGAAGGCTGATGGAGCTCGGATGCACTCTGATCGATTACGAGAAGATCACGGACGAGCAGAACCGCCGCCTCCTCTTTTTCGGCCGCCAGGCCGGCCACGCGGGGATGATCGACACCCTTTGGGCCCTGGGCCGGAAGCTCGACGCCGAGGGCACCGCGAGCCCGTTCGGCGGCCTGCTCCAGACATACCATTACACCAGCCTGGTCGAGGCCAAAGAGGAGATCGCCGAGGTCGCCCACGCCATTCGGACGGACGGTCTGCCCGAGGCGCTGGTTCCGTTCATCTGCGGCTTCAACGGCTACGGCCACGTGTCGCAGGGGGCGCAGGAGATCTTCGACCTTCTGCCGATGGAGGAAATCCCGCCGGAGCGCTTCGGCTCCTTCCTCCGCCAGAAGAACTATTCGGCCCACCGCGTCTATAAGACAGTATTCCGGGAAGAGCATCTGGTTCGGCCGCGAAGCCCGCGGCGGCTCTTCGAGCTGAAGGACTATTATGAGAACCCGGACGCCTACGAGCCCTTGCTGGAGGCTTATTTGCCGCACCTGACGGTCCTGGTCAACGGGATCTTCTGGGCGCCGGCGTATCCCCGGTTCGCCAGCAAGGCCTTCATCCGTGAGCTTTATGGAGCGCCCGGCCAGCCCCGTCTTCGGGTCGTGGGCGATATCTCCTGCGACGTCGAGGGCGGCATCGAATTCACCCTTCACTCCACTGACCCGGCCGATCCGGTTTTCGTTTACGACCCCGCCGCCGATACGGCCCGTTCGGGTTTCGAAGGCCGGGGGCCGGCCGTCATGGCCGTCGACAATCTCCCGGCCGAGATTCCGCTCGAGTCCTCGGTCTTCTTCAGCCAGGCTTTGAAAGCCTTTATCCCGATTCTGGCCAAGACGGATTTCGGGAGAAACGACGGCGTCTGCGACCTGCCCGGTCCGTTGAAGCGGGCCATGATCCTGTGCCGGGGTCGCTTGACGCCGGGCTTCGAGTATCTGCGCGATTTCCTGGAGCCGAAGGAATCCTCGGAGGCGCCCCATGCCTGA
- a CDS encoding saccharopine dehydrogenase NADP-binding domain-containing protein — protein sequence MPDILVLGAGFVAGPFVRYFLERENVRLRIGDLEPDKAAVLAGDDPRASAFGLDLRDEAALDKEVAAADIVISLVPYAFHVGVARACLRHRKNMVTTSYASDAMRALDAEARQAGIVLLNEVGLDPGIDHMEAMRIIHGVQASGGTVLGFNSYCGGLPAPEANTNPFGYKFSWSPRGVLLAGTNDAHYLKDGREIHIPGRDLFDHYAVLPVPGMGLLEGYPNRNSVPYLALYGIPEAHSMFRGTYRYPGWCRTMKAIASLGYLGQEGRVLEGWSPRALTLALVEASSGGDPRAAVAARLGLDPASDILDRMAWLGLFDDDLIEIAHGSPLDVLERLMLRKLRYEPGERDMILLRHVIDARMGSGRPIRIASTLIAYGIPGGDSAMARTVGLPAAAGARLLLEGRIARRGVLIPIWPKIYEPILAEIAGRGLIFEERRDEAAV from the coding sequence ATGCCTGACATCCTCGTCCTCGGCGCCGGCTTTGTGGCCGGTCCCTTCGTTCGCTATTTTTTAGAGCGCGAAAACGTACGACTCCGGATCGGCGACCTGGAGCCCGATAAGGCGGCCGTCTTGGCCGGAGACGACCCCCGGGCCTCCGCCTTCGGCCTCGACCTGAGGGACGAGGCGGCCCTGGACAAGGAAGTCGCGGCGGCCGACATCGTCATCAGCCTGGTGCCCTATGCTTTCCATGTCGGCGTTGCCCGGGCCTGCCTGCGCCATCGCAAGAACATGGTCACGACATCCTACGCCAGCGACGCCATGCGGGCCCTGGACGCCGAGGCCCGGCAGGCCGGCATCGTCCTCCTCAACGAGGTCGGACTGGACCCCGGGATCGACCACATGGAGGCCATGCGCATCATCCATGGCGTCCAGGCATCGGGCGGGACCGTGCTGGGCTTCAATTCTTACTGCGGAGGCCTGCCGGCGCCCGAAGCGAACACCAACCCGTTCGGCTATAAGTTCTCCTGGTCGCCGCGCGGCGTCCTTCTGGCCGGAACCAACGACGCCCACTACCTCAAGGACGGCCGGGAAATTCACATTCCCGGACGCGATCTCTTCGACCACTACGCGGTCCTGCCCGTGCCTGGGATGGGGCTTCTCGAAGGCTACCCGAACCGCAACTCGGTTCCTTACCTGGCGCTTTACGGCATCCCCGAAGCGCATTCGATGTTCCGCGGGACATACCGCTATCCCGGCTGGTGCCGAACGATGAAAGCCATCGCCTCGCTGGGCTATCTGGGCCAGGAAGGGCGGGTCCTGGAGGGTTGGAGCCCGCGAGCCCTGACCCTGGCCTTGGTTGAGGCCTCGTCCGGGGGCGATCCCCGGGCCGCCGTCGCCGCTCGTTTGGGGCTGGATCCGGCTTCGGACATCCTGGACCGAATGGCCTGGCTGGGCTTGTTCGACGACGACCTGATCGAGATCGCACACGGATCGCCGCTCGACGTTCTGGAGCGCTTGATGCTGCGCAAGCTGCGCTACGAGCCGGGCGAGCGGGACATGATCCTGCTGCGGCACGTCATCGATGCCCGGATGGGAAGCGGCCGGCCGATCCGGATCGCTTCGACCTTGATCGCCTACGGCATCCCGGGCGGGGATTCGGCGATGGCCCGCACGGTCGGGCTGCCGGCGGCCGCGGGGGCGCGCCTCCTGCTGGAGGGCCGCATCGCCCGGCGCGGCGTCCTGATTCCGATCTGGCCCAAAATCTACGAACCCATCCTGGCCGAGATCGCCGGCCGGGGGCTGATCTTCGAAGAGCGGCGCGACGAAGCGGCGGTCTGA
- the amrB gene encoding AmmeMemoRadiSam system protein B, with protein sequence MAGAFYPRDPAALRLQLAHLLVPGRSRGPAIALISPHAGYEYSGAVAGAVFSSADLPDTFIIMAPSHRPIRPIFAVMTEGVWETPLGDVPIAADLAQALVRRLPLVRIDPSAHEMEHSLEVQLPFLQALRPAPAIVPVAVSIQARVEDLLELGRVAAAAIRECGRDVLLIASTDMSHYVGAEEARRKDFLAIQKILELDPRGLVEIVRSESISMCGFQPAAAVLAAALELGARKADLIMYAHSGERTGEEREVVGYAGLRIA encoded by the coding sequence GTGGCTGGGGCTTTCTACCCGCGGGATCCAGCGGCTTTGCGCCTCCAGCTGGCCCATCTTCTGGTGCCCGGCCGCTCCCGAGGCCCGGCGATCGCCCTCATCTCGCCGCATGCCGGCTACGAGTATTCCGGGGCGGTGGCCGGGGCGGTCTTCTCTTCGGCCGATCTGCCGGATACGTTTATCATCATGGCCCCCAGCCACCGGCCGATCCGGCCGATCTTCGCCGTCATGACGGAAGGCGTCTGGGAGACGCCTCTCGGCGACGTCCCCATCGCGGCCGACCTGGCCCAGGCGCTGGTCCGGCGCTTGCCCCTTGTCCGGATCGATCCTTCGGCCCACGAGATGGAGCACTCGCTGGAGGTTCAGCTGCCTTTTCTGCAGGCGCTTCGCCCCGCGCCGGCCATCGTTCCGGTCGCCGTCTCCATCCAAGCCAGGGTCGAGGACCTGCTCGAGCTGGGCCGGGTTGCCGCCGCCGCGATCCGCGAATGCGGGCGCGATGTCCTCCTCATCGCCTCCACCGATATGAGCCATTATGTCGGCGCCGAGGAGGCCCGGCGAAAAGATTTCCTGGCCATCCAGAAGATTCTCGAGTTGGATCCGCGGGGCCTGGTGGAGATCGTCCGCTCCGAATCCATCTCGATGTGCGGCTTCCAGCCCGCGGCCGCCGTGCTGGCCGCGGCCCTCGAGCTGGGCGCCCGGAAAGCCGACCTGATCATGTACGCCCATTCCGGCGAGCGGACGGGCGAGGAGCGGGAAGTCGTCGGATACGCCGGCCTTCGCATCGCCTGA
- the hrcA gene encoding heat-inducible transcriptional repressor HrcA has product MTQSGLREKDRTVLRTIVEIYLQSGCPVSSGLIHGRKTLNDSPATIRNIMVKLEEMGYLTQPHASAGRVPTDLGLRFYVNTLLVDGPRGGEEPEIAMEGLASRRGDLNALLDGASRLLADGSDSVGFVLSPRVSRINFQHLRFVQIGEAKVMVILVTTFNMVLTEIVAVETDFTQPELDRASQYINQNFAGKSLASVRDYLLRDLPRAKSQFDQAFGRLMSLLKSSVTQEEKEPPIFVQGASRLIDKFDEADMTVLKTLLKSFEEKANLAKLLSDFIALDRVKVLIGAEANVPEIADCSLILSHYGDAHQVLGSLGIIGPKRLPYQKIIPLVDHVATKLSRTITRKPS; this is encoded by the coding sequence ATGACCCAATCCGGCCTGCGAGAGAAAGACCGCACCGTCCTGAGGACGATCGTCGAAATCTATCTGCAATCGGGCTGTCCCGTCAGTTCCGGCCTCATTCACGGCCGGAAGACCCTGAACGACTCGCCGGCCACGATCCGCAATATCATGGTCAAGCTGGAGGAAATGGGCTACCTGACCCAGCCCCACGCCTCGGCCGGGCGCGTTCCGACCGACTTGGGCCTGCGCTTCTACGTCAACACCCTGCTTGTCGACGGGCCGCGGGGGGGGGAAGAGCCCGAAATCGCGATGGAGGGATTGGCTTCCCGCCGGGGGGACCTTAACGCCCTTCTGGACGGGGCGTCGCGGCTCCTGGCCGACGGCTCGGACAGCGTCGGGTTCGTTCTCTCGCCGCGGGTCTCGCGGATCAACTTCCAGCACCTCCGGTTCGTCCAGATCGGCGAGGCCAAGGTCATGGTCATCCTGGTCACGACCTTCAACATGGTTCTGACCGAGATCGTCGCGGTCGAGACCGATTTCACCCAACCCGAGCTCGACCGGGCTTCGCAGTACATCAACCAGAATTTCGCCGGCAAGAGCCTGGCCTCGGTCAGGGACTACCTGCTGCGGGATCTGCCCCGGGCCAAGTCGCAGTTCGACCAGGCTTTCGGCCGGCTGATGTCCCTCCTCAAGTCGTCCGTGACCCAGGAGGAAAAGGAGCCGCCGATTTTTGTCCAAGGCGCCTCCCGGCTGATCGATAAGTTCGACGAAGCGGACATGACCGTCCTCAAGACCCTACTGAAGAGCTTCGAGGAGAAAGCCAACCTGGCCAAGCTGCTCTCCGATTTTATCGCCCTGGATCGGGTCAAGGTCCTGATCGGGGCCGAGGCCAATGTGCCCGAGATCGCCGACTGCTCCCTGATCCTATCCCATTACGGGGACGCCCATCAGGTGCTGGGCTCGCTGGGCATCATCGGCCCCAAGCGTCTGCCGTACCAGAAGATCATCCCTCTGGTCGATCATGTGGCTACGAAGCTGAGCCGGACCATAACCCGGAAACCCTCCTGA
- the grpE gene encoding nucleotide exchange factor GrpE → MTSDNDELKTDQGPAADVMAAPVDEIPPDEGSGISSLPAEAAAAETAGEAEPAHLPRRRGGRGKDKDEPVSADPPENALADVRRELAEFKDRYLRTVAETDNQRKRLEREKGEYFQFALADLMKELLSVLDNFERALQAEPGSDPAGFQEGIGLIHKQMTDLLRKRGVEPIETKDDAFDPSIQQAIVTEASTEVEEPRVTEELQRGYRLHGRLLRPALVKVLIPKKD, encoded by the coding sequence ATGACCAGCGACAACGACGAGCTCAAGACGGATCAGGGCCCTGCGGCGGACGTGATGGCTGCCCCAGTGGACGAAATCCCGCCCGATGAAGGGTCGGGGATTTCATCGCTTCCGGCCGAAGCGGCGGCGGCGGAAACCGCGGGGGAAGCGGAGCCGGCTCACTTGCCTCGGAGACGGGGGGGACGGGGGAAGGACAAGGACGAGCCCGTTTCGGCGGACCCGCCCGAAAATGCCCTGGCTGACGTCCGCCGGGAGCTCGCCGAGTTCAAAGACCGCTACCTGCGGACCGTGGCGGAGACGGATAACCAGCGCAAGCGCCTGGAGCGGGAGAAAGGGGAATACTTCCAGTTCGCCCTGGCCGATCTGATGAAGGAGCTGCTCTCGGTCCTGGACAACTTCGAGCGGGCTCTGCAGGCCGAACCGGGATCCGACCCGGCCGGATTCCAGGAAGGGATCGGCCTCATCCACAAGCAGATGACGGACCTCCTGCGCAAGCGCGGCGTCGAGCCCATCGAAACCAAGGACGACGCCTTCGACCCTTCGATCCAGCAGGCCATCGTCACCGAGGCCTCGACCGAGGTCGAGGAGCCCCGCGTGACCGAGGAGCTGCAGCGCGGCTACCGCCTGCACGGCCGCTTGCTGCGGCCGGCCTTGGTTAAGGTGCTGATCCCCAAAAAGGACTGA
- the dnaK gene encoding molecular chaperone DnaK, protein MEPLIGIDLGTTYSCLAGMIDGVAKVIPNLEGAPTTPSMVCLTSSGETLVGNLALRQALTNPERTLYAIKRLIGQKFRSPRVQEARRRLPYTLAEAANGDVLIEAGGRVITPQEVSALVLGYLKKSAEAYFGQTVREAVITVPAHFDDNQRQATKDAAIIAGLDVLRVINEPTAASLAFGLHRKRAGKVAVFDMGGGTFDITILEISDGVFHVLATAGDSFLGGEDFDQRLVDWLLAEFRRETREDLSHDKYALQRIKEAAEKAKRELSFTHESEINLPFISSLPSGSRHLRKTMTRPLLEELTRDLVDKAFPLIQKALAACGLGAGNIEEVILVGGQTRMPLLRRRVAEFFGRAPNDQLNPDEGVAVGAAIQAGILAGEMNEIVLLLDVTSLSLGIETDQDGFERIIEKNATLPVRKSKPFTTVEDGQRRVRIHVLQGESPKAGENTSLGMFDLVGIAPAGAGIPQIDVTFEIDANGMVRVSARDAASGREQKMVVQPSSGLSRPQRDAIMERAAARETKHGQT, encoded by the coding sequence ATGGAACCCCTCATCGGCATCGACCTCGGAACGACCTACTCCTGTCTGGCCGGGATGATCGACGGCGTGGCCAAAGTCATCCCCAATCTGGAAGGCGCGCCGACGACGCCGTCGATGGTCTGCCTGACTTCCTCGGGCGAGACGTTGGTCGGCAACCTGGCTCTGCGGCAAGCCCTGACCAATCCCGAACGAACCCTCTACGCGATTAAAAGGCTGATCGGCCAGAAGTTCCGTTCGCCGCGGGTGCAGGAAGCCCGCCGGCGCCTGCCGTACACGCTGGCCGAGGCGGCCAACGGCGACGTTCTGATCGAAGCCGGCGGGCGGGTTATCACGCCGCAGGAGGTCTCGGCTCTCGTTTTGGGTTACCTGAAGAAGAGCGCCGAAGCCTATTTCGGGCAGACCGTCAGGGAAGCGGTCATCACCGTGCCGGCCCATTTCGACGACAATCAACGGCAGGCCACCAAGGACGCGGCCATCATCGCCGGGCTGGATGTCCTGCGAGTCATCAATGAGCCGACCGCGGCCAGCCTGGCCTTCGGGCTCCATCGCAAGCGAGCCGGCAAGGTGGCCGTCTTCGATATGGGCGGCGGGACGTTCGACATCACCATCCTGGAGATCAGCGACGGCGTCTTCCACGTTCTGGCCACGGCCGGCGATTCCTTCCTCGGCGGCGAGGACTTCGATCAGCGGCTGGTCGATTGGCTGTTGGCCGAGTTCCGGCGAGAGACGCGGGAAGACCTGTCCCATGACAAATACGCCCTGCAAAGGATCAAGGAAGCGGCCGAGAAGGCCAAGCGGGAGCTGTCCTTCACCCACGAGTCCGAAATCAACCTCCCGTTCATTTCCTCCCTGCCCTCCGGCTCGCGCCACCTGCGCAAGACCATGACCCGGCCGCTGCTCGAGGAGCTGACCCGGGACCTGGTCGACAAGGCGTTTCCGCTCATCCAGAAGGCCCTGGCCGCGTGCGGCTTGGGGGCGGGCAACATCGAGGAAGTCATCTTAGTCGGGGGGCAGACGCGCATGCCGCTGCTGCGCCGGCGGGTGGCCGAATTCTTCGGCCGAGCCCCCAACGACCAGCTCAACCCCGACGAGGGCGTGGCCGTGGGGGCGGCCATCCAGGCCGGCATCCTGGCCGGCGAGATGAACGAGATCGTCCTGCTCCTGGATGTGACGTCGCTGTCGCTGGGCATCGAGACCGATCAGGACGGGTTCGAGCGGATCATCGAGAAGAATGCCACCTTGCCGGTCCGCAAGAGCAAGCCTTTCACCACGGTCGAGGATGGGCAGCGGCGGGTCCGCATCCATGTCCTGCAGGGCGAAAGCCCCAAGGCCGGCGAAAACACCTCGCTGGGGATGTTCGACCTGGTCGGGATCGCCCCGGCCGGCGCGGGCATTCCGCAGATCGACGTCACCTTCGAGATCGACGCCAACGGCATGGTCCGGGTCTCCGCCCGGGACGCGGCGTCCGGCCGTGAGCAGAAGATGGTCGTCCAGCCATCCTCGGGGCTGAGCCGCCCGCAGCGCGACGCGATCATGGAGCGGGCTGCGGCCCGGGAAACCAAGCATGGCCAAACGTGA